Proteins from a single region of Alloscardovia omnicolens:
- the gtfA gene encoding sucrose phosphorylase, whose protein sequence is MKNKVQLITYADRLGDGTLKSMTETLRKHFDGVYEGVHILPFFTPFDGADAGFDPVDHTKVDPRLGTWDDVAELSSTHDIMVDTIVNHMSWESEQFQDVMAKGEDSEYYPMFLTMSSIFPDGVTEEDLTAIYRPRPGLPFTHYTWGGKTRLVWTTFTPQQVDIDTDSEMGWNYLLSILDQLSQSHVSQIRLDAVGYGAKEKNSSCFMTPKTFKLIERIKAEGEKRGLETLIEVHSYYKKQVEIASKVDRVYDFAIPGLLLHALEFGETDALAHWIDVRPNNAVNVLDTHDGIGVIDIGSDQMDRSLVGLVPDEQVDALVESIHRNSHGESQEATGAAASNLDLYQVNCTYYAALGSDDQKYIAARAVQFFMPGVPQVYYVGALAGGNDMDLLKRTNVGRDINRHYYSAAEVAQEVERPVVKALNALGRFRNTLSAFDGEFSYSNADGVLTMTWADDATRATLTFAPQAESNGASVARLEWSDAAGEHSTDDLIANPPVAA, encoded by the coding sequence ATGAAGAATAAAGTTCAATTAATTACATATGCAGATCGCCTTGGTGATGGCACGCTGAAGTCCATGACCGAGACTCTCCGCAAGCATTTTGATGGAGTGTATGAAGGTGTTCATATCCTCCCATTCTTTACCCCATTTGATGGCGCTGATGCTGGTTTCGATCCTGTTGATCATACCAAGGTTGACCCACGCTTGGGTACGTGGGATGACGTGGCAGAACTGTCGAGCACGCACGACATTATGGTGGACACTATTGTGAACCATATGTCATGGGAATCTGAGCAGTTCCAAGACGTGATGGCTAAGGGTGAAGACTCAGAGTATTACCCAATGTTCTTGACCATGTCGTCCATCTTCCCTGATGGTGTAACGGAAGAAGACTTGACTGCAATTTATCGTCCTCGTCCAGGTCTGCCTTTCACTCACTACACATGGGGTGGTAAGACTCGCTTAGTGTGGACCACATTTACTCCTCAGCAAGTTGATATTGATACCGATTCCGAGATGGGCTGGAACTACTTGCTCTCCATTTTGGATCAGCTCTCACAGTCTCATGTATCTCAGATCCGTCTGGATGCTGTGGGCTATGGTGCTAAGGAAAAGAATTCTTCCTGCTTTATGACGCCAAAGACCTTTAAGCTTATTGAGCGTATTAAGGCTGAGGGTGAAAAGCGTGGTTTGGAAACCTTGATTGAGGTTCATTCTTACTACAAGAAGCAGGTAGAGATTGCTTCAAAGGTTGACCGTGTCTATGACTTTGCTATTCCAGGCTTGCTCTTGCACGCTTTGGAATTTGGTGAAACCGATGCACTTGCTCACTGGATTGATGTGCGTCCAAACAATGCTGTGAACGTGCTCGATACCCACGATGGTATTGGTGTTATCGATATTGGTTCAGATCAGATGGATCGCTCTCTGGTTGGTCTTGTTCCAGATGAACAAGTCGATGCGTTGGTAGAGTCCATTCATCGCAATTCTCATGGTGAATCTCAGGAAGCAACCGGCGCTGCAGCATCTAACTTGGATTTGTATCAGGTTAATTGCACCTATTATGCAGCTTTGGGTAGCGACGATCAGAAGTATATTGCCGCTCGTGCAGTTCAGTTCTTTATGCCTGGTGTTCCACAAGTCTACTATGTGGGTGCTTTGGCAGGCGGAAACGATATGGACTTGCTCAAGCGCACCAATGTAGGTCGCGATATTAATCGTCACTACTATTCAGCTGCAGAAGTTGCTCAAGAAGTTGAACGTCCTGTTGTTAAGGCTTTGAATGCTTTGGGTCGATTCCGTAATACGCTTTCTGCATTTGATGGCGAATTTAGCTACTCCAATGCAGATGGTGTGTTGACCATGACATGGGCAGATGATGCAACTCGTGCAACGCTGACTTTTGCTCCGCAAGCTGAGAGTAACGGCGCTTCCGTTGCTCGCTTGGAGTGGTCAGACGCCGCTGGAGAACATTCAACAGATGATTTGATTGCAAACCCTCCAGTAGCTGCATAA
- a CDS encoding YesL family protein, with protein sequence MDGFFNQNNWFYKLMGLVFDLVILNVVTLVISLPLVTAGSALTALHYSLWRMVRNEEGSLLKMYFTSLRENFKQVLPVWLGVLVFTLIASADLYFIVHFDKLAPTAGSAVRGVLIAGLSIMTVIVVALVQWYTILQSRYSNTNKQHLKNALLASIGFFPQTVMMLVLLIGTAVASIIFYGYALPAVLLVGISLPQYCCALIYTQIFPKLDGDDAARS encoded by the coding sequence ATGGATGGCTTCTTCAATCAAAATAATTGGTTCTACAAACTGATGGGATTGGTCTTCGACCTCGTCATTCTCAATGTGGTGACCCTCGTTATATCATTGCCGCTCGTGACTGCAGGTTCAGCTTTGACTGCTCTTCACTACAGTTTGTGGCGCATGGTACGTAATGAAGAAGGCTCTTTATTAAAAATGTATTTCACATCATTGCGTGAAAACTTTAAGCAAGTTCTGCCTGTGTGGCTCGGTGTGCTTGTTTTTACTCTTATTGCTTCGGCAGACCTTTATTTTATTGTGCATTTCGATAAGCTGGCTCCAACTGCAGGCTCTGCGGTGCGCGGTGTGCTCATAGCCGGTTTGAGCATTATGACGGTGATTGTTGTAGCCCTTGTGCAGTGGTATACAATCCTTCAATCGCGATATTCCAATACTAATAAACAACATCTCAAAAATGCTCTTCTTGCCAGTATTGGCTTTTTTCCTCAGACTGTGATGATGCTCGTGCTACTGATAGGTACAGCAGTTGCAAGCATTATTTTCTACGGATATGCACTTCCTGCTGTGCTGCTCGTTGGCATTTCTCTTCCTCAATACTGTTGCGCTTTAATATATACGCAGATATTTCCGAAACTCGATGGTGATGATGCCGCTCGTTCTTGA
- a CDS encoding ABC transporter substrate-binding protein: protein MLKDWKRWTAAAAATVLAVGMLGACGSNSGSGKTKITIFNSKSEIQSQFEDLAETYSEEHDVDVSVYYSNDTVAAHLATKYASNQPYTLSMVDAKDVYSLAGEHALDLSGEKWVGDTEQAIAVDGKTYGFPVSIEARGLIYNADAIKKATGKEFKPESVKTTDDLKKLIEDLKAGGMESPVGVMKEDWSLGAHYLQQVYEEQADPTAFIKSLHDGADLNADARWNSLMDTFDVLKENNYAKGDKAISAEREVTEQKLAKGEIALMFGGNWDWAVLNQYEPTKNMGMMPVPQNNNDQEVTDKLVGGGSKYFFIDNSKNTSKEQQKAAKDFLNWLALDKEGQEWVVNTANLVSPFKSNKLEVADPLGKSVKQFSDAGKFIENYNYAPDDHYSVLGAHFQKYLAGQEDRATFAGQIVDYWKKNDMKTIQ, encoded by the coding sequence ATGTTGAAAGATTGGAAGCGCTGGACAGCAGCAGCTGCAGCAACGGTGTTAGCAGTAGGTATGCTTGGCGCATGTGGTTCAAACTCAGGTTCCGGGAAGACCAAGATCACTATTTTTAATTCCAAATCTGAAATTCAGTCTCAGTTTGAAGATCTTGCAGAAACATATAGCGAAGAGCATGACGTAGATGTATCTGTGTATTACTCTAACGATACCGTAGCAGCTCACTTAGCTACTAAGTATGCATCAAACCAGCCATACACCCTTTCTATGGTGGATGCTAAGGATGTGTACAGCTTGGCAGGTGAACATGCTCTCGACTTGAGCGGTGAAAAGTGGGTGGGTGACACTGAGCAGGCAATTGCTGTTGATGGCAAGACCTACGGTTTCCCTGTTTCCATTGAAGCTCGTGGACTTATCTACAATGCAGATGCTATTAAGAAGGCTACTGGTAAAGAATTCAAGCCTGAATCCGTAAAGACTACTGATGATCTTAAGAAGCTTATTGAAGATCTGAAAGCTGGCGGCATGGAATCTCCAGTAGGCGTCATGAAGGAAGATTGGTCTCTTGGTGCTCACTACCTCCAGCAGGTATATGAAGAGCAGGCAGATCCAACTGCATTCATTAAGAGCCTTCATGATGGCGCAGACCTCAACGCAGATGCACGCTGGAATTCTTTGATGGATACCTTCGATGTGCTCAAGGAGAACAACTACGCTAAGGGCGACAAGGCAATCTCTGCAGAGCGTGAAGTAACTGAGCAGAAGCTGGCTAAGGGTGAAATTGCTTTGATGTTTGGTGGAAACTGGGATTGGGCTGTGCTCAATCAGTATGAGCCAACTAAAAACATGGGTATGATGCCTGTTCCACAGAATAACAACGATCAGGAAGTAACTGACAAGCTCGTTGGTGGTGGTTCTAAGTACTTCTTCATCGATAACTCTAAGAACACTTCTAAGGAACAGCAGAAGGCTGCTAAGGACTTCCTTAACTGGCTCGCTCTGGATAAAGAAGGTCAGGAGTGGGTTGTAAACACTGCTAACTTGGTATCTCCATTTAAGAGCAACAAGCTTGAAGTAGCTGATCCATTGGGTAAGTCTGTTAAGCAATTCTCTGATGCAGGCAAGTTCATTGAGAACTACAACTACGCTCCAGATGATCACTATTCTGTGCTCGGTGCCCACTTCCAGAAGTACCTTGCAGGTCAGGAAGATCGTGCAACTTTCGCTGGTCAGATTGTTGACTACTGGAAGAAGAACGATATGAAGACCATTCAGTAG
- a CDS encoding sugar ABC transporter permease, whose protein sequence is MKQNKLSYKIGQFLMFAGPATILFVAVVIVPFVYGLYLTFTSWDGVAKTKPFVGLQNYKDAFADTAYWDALGRTAVYSVISVVLVNVVAFALAYLVTSGLKGQNFFRAGFFIPNLIGGIVLGYVWKFVFNRAFVAIGTAIVGHDTSSVLGTTNGALFALILVSVWQYAGYMMLIYVAGFMGVDNSLREAALIDGCGNGQAMRYVIIPLMRASFVQCIFLSTTRCFMVYDLNLSLTKGEPFNSSVMAAMHVYNKAFVYKNYGVGQAEALILFIICAVIGMIQVYVGKKGEVEA, encoded by the coding sequence ATGAAACAGAATAAACTTTCTTACAAGATCGGACAATTCCTCATGTTCGCCGGCCCTGCAACGATTCTGTTCGTCGCAGTGGTTATTGTTCCATTCGTTTATGGACTTTATCTAACATTTACCAGCTGGGATGGTGTAGCGAAAACTAAACCATTCGTTGGTTTGCAAAACTATAAAGATGCTTTTGCAGATACAGCCTACTGGGATGCTCTAGGACGCACAGCGGTATACTCTGTTATCTCCGTTGTTCTCGTCAATGTGGTTGCATTCGCACTGGCATACTTAGTAACTTCAGGGCTTAAGGGTCAGAACTTCTTCCGTGCAGGTTTCTTCATTCCAAACCTTATTGGTGGTATCGTTCTGGGTTACGTCTGGAAATTCGTTTTTAACCGTGCTTTTGTTGCTATTGGTACTGCGATTGTTGGTCATGACACATCCTCTGTTTTAGGTACTACCAACGGTGCTTTATTTGCTCTTATCTTGGTATCTGTATGGCAGTATGCAGGCTACATGATGCTCATCTATGTGGCAGGCTTCATGGGTGTAGATAACTCCTTGCGCGAAGCAGCACTGATTGACGGATGCGGCAATGGTCAAGCAATGCGTTATGTGATTATTCCTCTGATGCGCGCTTCCTTTGTACAGTGCATCTTCTTGTCTACAACTCGCTGCTTTATGGTCTACGATCTCAATCTGTCTTTGACTAAGGGTGAGCCATTCAATTCCTCGGTTATGGCAGCTATGCACGTGTACAACAAGGCATTCGTCTACAAGAATTATGGCGTAGGTCAGGCTGAAGCATTGATTCTGTTTATTATCTGTGCAGTTATCGGCATGATTCAGGTATACGTCGGTAAGAAGGGCGAGGTGGAAGCATAA
- a CDS encoding carbohydrate ABC transporter permease, giving the protein MARTISTENDKAIVRQRVAHALMIVFLAILLVLFIWPFFMVLTNAFKHMSDITGEPLSIVGSHGFTLENFTKAMRKMHFWRVFGNSAIITTFSTILTILFSAMAAYVIVRNPKWMASKLTFSGMVASMVIPFQVIMVPLVSVYGGTLGVLNSRTTLILMHVGFSVSLAVFMFHGAIKTNVPVELEEAAEIDGASKWRTFWTIVFPLLKPTAATVAIIDAMAFWNDYLLPSLVLTDKKIYTIPIATQVFYGTYSTDIGLVMAALLLAMLPILVLYLLLQRFIVAGVTAGAVKG; this is encoded by the coding sequence ATGGCTCGAACAATCTCTACTGAAAACGATAAGGCAATTGTTCGTCAGCGTGTTGCACACGCACTTATGATTGTTTTCCTGGCAATACTTTTGGTGCTGTTCATATGGCCATTCTTCATGGTGCTCACCAATGCTTTTAAGCATATGAGTGATATTACTGGAGAGCCATTGAGCATTGTGGGTTCCCATGGTTTTACCTTGGAGAACTTCACTAAGGCTATGCGTAAGATGCATTTCTGGCGAGTCTTTGGAAACTCCGCAATTATTACCACATTCTCCACTATTTTGACCATTCTATTCTCAGCAATGGCAGCATATGTGATTGTGCGTAATCCAAAGTGGATGGCTTCTAAGCTCACCTTCTCGGGAATGGTTGCATCCATGGTTATCCCATTCCAGGTCATCATGGTGCCATTGGTATCTGTGTATGGCGGTACTCTCGGAGTTCTTAACTCTCGCACCACCTTGATTCTTATGCACGTGGGCTTCTCTGTCTCCTTGGCAGTATTCATGTTCCATGGTGCTATTAAAACTAATGTGCCGGTAGAACTTGAAGAAGCAGCAGAAATTGATGGTGCATCTAAGTGGAGGACTTTCTGGACTATTGTCTTCCCACTGCTCAAGCCAACTGCAGCAACCGTAGCAATTATTGATGCCATGGCATTCTGGAATGACTACCTCCTGCCATCTCTGGTGCTTACCGATAAGAAGATTTACACGATTCCAATCGCAACTCAGGTCTTCTATGGTACGTATTCAACCGATATTGGTCTGGTTATGGCCGCATTGCTCTTGGCTATGTTACCAATCCTGGTTTTGTATTTGCTCCTCCAGCGTTTCATTGTTGCTGGTGTAACAGCAGGTGCTGTGAAGGGTTAA
- a CDS encoding MFS transporter, protein MAQNNGPFPGSNSYKRPGIDDRPDMDEAFDDEQMDAINRLAVPMKTEHIEESATRANADIQVTRMSAESGAAAVAAVATEVPGTESAFLDLRDPMVSADGHRPSRAEVIRLGVGFTLAAILSAVPWLSMNSVLLPDLLLQIAPQDKDAMIALISSVGSVVALFANLIFGALSDLTRSRYGRRTPWIIAGGVIAGVAVCGIALTQNLRSAWVVLILMCVAQVGFNMLLAPFVATMSDRVPDKFRGTVSAFYGAGVTTGQTLGTLVGARMPNTFVGFIVGGSIFILLGFLIVAIWPREQSNKSQYREEFSLKMLINSFRPPRNAPDFYYALLGRTLMMSGYFMITSYQLYIVQFYIFNDAPGASQDAKFVIAVMSSITLVVSLVAAFVSGPIADWWGKRKLPVALSSCLFAVGAAMPMLFHNAVGMYLFALIAGFGYGVYNAIDQALNVAILPNPEEAGKDLGILNLANTICTVMGSVLTAGIFMIFHSYAMVFPVCIVIVLAAAWIIMRIKGVE, encoded by the coding sequence ATGGCACAGAATAATGGCCCATTTCCGGGTTCGAATTCATACAAGCGTCCGGGCATTGATGACCGTCCTGATATGGATGAAGCATTTGATGACGAGCAGATGGATGCAATTAACCGTCTTGCAGTGCCGATGAAAACTGAGCACATTGAAGAAAGCGCAACACGCGCAAATGCGGATATTCAAGTTACCCGTATGAGCGCAGAATCTGGCGCCGCAGCAGTGGCAGCAGTAGCAACTGAAGTGCCGGGAACTGAATCAGCATTCCTCGATTTGCGCGATCCTATGGTCAGTGCTGATGGACATCGTCCAAGCCGCGCCGAGGTTATTCGCTTAGGTGTGGGCTTTACTTTGGCGGCTATTTTAAGTGCTGTGCCATGGCTGTCCATGAACTCTGTTTTGCTGCCAGATTTGTTGTTACAGATTGCTCCACAAGACAAAGATGCCATGATTGCGTTGATTAGCTCCGTGGGTTCTGTGGTAGCTCTGTTTGCCAACTTGATTTTCGGTGCTCTCTCAGATTTAACACGTTCTCGCTACGGTCGACGCACTCCATGGATTATTGCTGGTGGCGTTATTGCTGGTGTAGCAGTATGTGGTATTGCATTAACACAAAACTTGCGTAGTGCATGGGTAGTTCTGATCCTGATGTGCGTGGCACAGGTGGGCTTCAATATGTTGTTAGCTCCATTCGTGGCAACCATGTCTGACCGAGTTCCAGATAAATTCCGCGGAACGGTTTCCGCATTTTATGGTGCAGGTGTTACGACTGGTCAGACTCTGGGTACTTTAGTGGGTGCTCGAATGCCAAATACCTTCGTTGGCTTTATTGTGGGCGGTAGCATCTTTATTCTGCTGGGCTTCCTTATTGTGGCAATTTGGCCACGCGAGCAGAGCAATAAGAGTCAATATCGCGAAGAGTTCAGCTTAAAAATGCTCATCAACTCTTTCCGTCCACCACGTAATGCTCCAGATTTCTATTACGCATTACTTGGCCGAACTCTTATGATGTCTGGCTACTTTATGATTACCAGCTATCAGCTGTATATCGTGCAGTTCTACATCTTTAACGATGCTCCTGGGGCTAGCCAAGATGCGAAATTCGTTATTGCTGTCATGTCTAGTATTACCTTGGTAGTGTCATTGGTCGCAGCCTTCGTATCTGGTCCAATTGCTGACTGGTGGGGTAAGCGCAAGCTTCCAGTAGCACTGTCCAGCTGCTTGTTCGCCGTGGGTGCTGCTATGCCAATGTTGTTCCATAATGCTGTAGGTATGTATTTGTTCGCTTTAATTGCAGGTTTTGGTTATGGCGTGTACAACGCAATTGATCAGGCTCTGAACGTAGCAATTTTACCTAACCCTGAAGAAGCAGGTAAAGACTTAGGTATCTTAAACTTGGCTAATACCATCTGCACAGTTATGGGTTCCGTTTTGACTGCTGGTATCTTTATGATTTTCCACAGCTATGCCATGGTCTTCCCAGTGTGCATTGTTATTGTGCTCGCTGCAGCGTGGATTATTATGCGCATTAAGGGCGTGGAATAA